CCGCATGATGTGATTGAAAAGGGTTTGATGGAAGGGATGAATTTAGTAGGAGATAAGTTCGAGAAGAGAGAGTATTTTTTACCCGACCTATTAGTGGCAGCAGAGGCGGTAAAACGGGCCACGGAGATTATAAAACCTCATCTGAAAGGGGAAAGAGGAAGAGGCACTGTGGTTATCGGGACTGTGAGTGGCGATATACATGACCTGGGGAAGAATTTAGTTGTATCTACTCTTGAAGCCTCGGGCTTTAAAGTTGTGGATCTGGGAGTGGATGTTCCTTCCGAAAAGTTCGTAAACGCTGTAAAAGAGGAAAAGGCAAACATAGTGGCAATATCTGCTCTAATTACAACTACTATGTTGGGTATGAAGGATATTATAGAAGCAATGGTGAAGGATGGCATCAGAAAAGAAGTTAAGGTAATGGTGGGTGGCGCTCCCCTTGATGAAGAGTTTGCCAGAAAAATTGGTGCAGATAGATATGCGAGGAGTTCGAGGGATGCAACCAGGAAGGCAGTGGAGTTGGTAAATGGTTGAGATGACTTCCCGGGAGAGAGTTTTACAAGTTATCGAACATAGAGAACCGGATAGAGTTCCTGTCGATTTTGGCAATCGCAACTGGAGTATAGTAAACGCTCCTCCCTATGGTTATAAGGCACTCTGTGAATATTTAGATATTTCCGATTACCCTGAACCAAAGATTGTTTATCTTCTGAACCTTGTGAGTAATATTGATGAGAGGATATTGAGGAAATTTAATGTGGATATAAGAAATTTAGGTGCCGGAGGACTGGGAATGGAGAGACTCTCGGATGGGACTCTGAGAGACTTAGATAATCATGGGCTCATATGTAAGCCGGCTGGTCCATATTTTTCTATTCCCGATACGCTTGCTCCTCTTAAGGATGCAATATCGGAGAAGGATATAGAGGAGTACCCATTCTGGTCAGACTATCAAAATCCTGTATATGTAAAGGGGAAAGAGGAAGAAGCAAGACATCTTCACGAGCATACAGATTATGCCATATCTACCTGGGTTCCCAATGTTTTTCACCGGTATGCTTTTGTCCGTGGGTTCAATAATTTTATGATGGATATGAGAATAAATGTCGAATTTTTTACAGCACTAGCAAACAGGATACTGAAAGCTTCGAAGACTTTTGCGCGGGAGTTCCTGGGTAGGGTAGGAAAGTATATAGACATAGTCTGTATTGGCGATGATATGGGCGCACAGACTCAGCCTTTTATGTCCGTTGAGGATTTCCGAAAATATATTAAACCATACTGGGCGGAACTCGTTAAAGAGATAAAGAAATATACAGAAGCGAAAATTCTCCTCCACTGTTGTGGCTCGATTTACCCACTGATAAATGATATTATCGAGGTGGGCTTTGAGGTACTAAATCCTATTCA
The bacterium DNA segment above includes these coding regions:
- a CDS encoding uroporphyrinogen decarboxylase family protein; translated protein: MVEMTSRERVLQVIEHREPDRVPVDFGNRNWSIVNAPPYGYKALCEYLDISDYPEPKIVYLLNLVSNIDERILRKFNVDIRNLGAGGLGMERLSDGTLRDLDNHGLICKPAGPYFSIPDTLAPLKDAISEKDIEEYPFWSDYQNPVYVKGKEEEARHLHEHTDYAISTWVPNVFHRYAFVRGFNNFMMDMRINVEFFTALANRILKASKTFAREFLGRVGKYIDIVCIGDDMGAQTQPFMSVEDFRKYIKPYWAELVKEIKKYTEAKILLHCCGSIYPLINDIIEVGFEVLNPIQPLAYQMEPERLKRDFGERICFLGGIDIQRLLTFGTPEEVREGVRRVINILAPGGGYILAPSHDVQPETPPQNIVAMYEAAKEFGTYPIKGK
- a CDS encoding corrinoid protein, which encodes MGKLEFKKIVEAVLVGDVEKTKALTQEILNKGVSPHDVIEKGLMEGMNLVGDKFEKREYFLPDLLVAAEAVKRATEIIKPHLKGERGRGTVVIGTVSGDIHDLGKNLVVSTLEASGFKVVDLGVDVPSEKFVNAVKEEKANIVAISALITTTMLGMKDIIEAMVKDGIRKEVKVMVGGAPLDEEFARKIGADRYARSSRDATRKAVELVNG